In Oryctolagus cuniculus chromosome 18, mOryCun1.1, whole genome shotgun sequence, the DNA window AGGAAGGGTGGCACTCAGGGACGAGCGGAGCCGCCAAGAGCCGGGCGCAGTGTGCGGCCGGCTGCACTTACCCTGGGCACTGGTGACGTCTGGGCACCTTTCCGCGGTCCGCTGGTCTCGGGCGTGAGGTCTCGGTGATCCACCTGCATGTGGCTCTCCAGGTCTTCAGCACTCTCGAACTTGACGCTGCACTCGGGGCAGCGGAGGCCGGCGCAGGGCCGGTCGGCGGGCTCGGGAGGGGCCAGGCCGCCCACCTGTCCGTTGGCGCTGCGGGCCATGCAGCCGGCGCAGAGGCCGTAGGGGAGCCCGTTGACGTCGAGTTTCACGAGGTCCTGCTTGCTGCGGAACTCCTTGAGGCACAGGGCGCACTTGTAGAGCTTCTGCAGCCCCTGGCCGTTGGGGGAGGACGCGGCCGAGCTGCCCGCcagcttctgcatgtggaaggtGCCGTGAATCTTGAGCTCGAGCGTGGAGGTGACCGTCTGCATGCAGACCACGCAGCGGAAGCCCGTGAGCGAGTTGCGCAGGTCGGGGTGCATCTGGCAGTGCTCGATGAACTCCTCCTCGCTCTGCAGGGGCATCTTGCAGATGCGACAGGTGCCCGTGTCCAGGCTCTTGCTGTGGGTCACCTTGTGCTCGGTGAGCGTCAGCAGCGAGGGAAAGCGCTCGCCACAGATGGGACACATGTAGTGCTTGGCGGGGCCCCGGTGCGTCTGCAGGTGCTCCCGGAGCCCGTTCTCGGAGAAGAAAGTCCGCGAGCACACGTTGCACTTATGGCTGCCCTTGATGAGCTCGGCCTTCTTGCGCGAGCCGTCGTCCTCGCCGGGCCGGATGTTGTGGTCCCGCAGCCGGTGGTTCTGCAGCAGCACCTCCATGGTGTAGGCCGCCCCGCAGATGTCGCAGCCGTACATGGGCTCCGAGGCGTCCACGTCGTCCTCGCTGGCCTCGTGGCTGTTGGGGGCCTCGGGGTTCTTGAGCAGCATGCCCGGCAGGTCGGCAGGCTCGGCCTTCTTGGCGGCCACGGCGGGCACCCCGTTGGCCGTGCCGTTCTCGGCGGCGGCGTCAAACACGCAGTGCTTCTCCCGCAGGTGCTTCTCCAGCAGGATGATGGCGTGGAAGGCCTTGCTGCAGAACTTGCAGTTGTACTTCTTGCTGTGCGTGGTGATGTGGCACTGCAGCTCCACCTCGGTGCTGAAGGTCTCCCCGCAGAAGATGCACTTGTGTGCCTTGGCCGGGTTGCCCAGGTGGCTGTGTTTCACGTGCACCTGCAGGTCGGCCTCCTTGCGGAAGTCCCAGTTGCAGGCCGTGCAGCGGTACATCTTCTTCTCGTTGCTGTGCTTCACCGCCAGGTGCACCTGGATGGACACCTTGGAGTCGAAGACCTCCTGGCACAGCGTGCAGTGGTAGAGCACGAAGGTGTGCATGTCCAGCAGGTGCTTCTGCAGGTCGTCCACCGAGGAGAACTGCTTGTCGCAGCTCTCGCACACATAGTGGGTGGACGTGGTCATGTAGTGCACCGTCAGGTGCTGCAGCAGGGACTCCTGGGAGTCGAAGTCCTCCTTGCACTGTGGGCACGCCTGCTTCCgcagcagcagctccaggtgCAGCTTCAGGTGGGTCTGGAAGCTCTCGAAGTTGGAGAACTTGAGGTCGCACTGATTGCAGGGGTACTCGCCGTTGGAGATGGAGTTGGCACTGGCCGAGAGCCGCTGCCGCTTCGGGGACGACACCTCGACGTCCGAGGAGACCGGGCTCTGCTCCGCCTTGGACTTCTTGCTGTGCGCCAGCGGGATGTTCTTGTGGTTCTCCTTGATGTGCTTGGTGAGCTTCAGGATGGAGCCGAAGATGGGCGAGTTGGTGCAGTAGGGGCAGGAGTAGACTTCCATGAAGGACTGGGTGGGCTGCACGACCGGAGACTCGAGCTTGGCGCTGCCGACGCTGCAGTGGGCCTGCTGGATGTGCTCGGTGAGGGAGGACTCGGTGAGGAAGCCCATGGAGCACTGGTTGCAGAAGAAGGCGTTGCTGCCGTCGGGGGCGCCGGCGTTGGGGCCGCAGTGCGAGACGCGGATGTGCTCCTGCAGGCTGTTGATGTCCGCGAACATCTCGGGGCAGTAGTTGCAGTGGAAGGCGGAGATGTTGCCGAACTGCATCACGGGGTAGGCGTGGCTCTTGTGCAGCTTGCGCACGTGCTCGTTGAGGTTGTAGAGGGTGGGCATGGAGTCCAGGCAGATCTGACACGTGTGGCTCTGCTGGGGCTTGTCCGCATGGATGGTCTTCAGGTGGATCTCCAGCACGGCCAGGCTGGTGAAGTCCCGCTTGGAGCAGTAGGGGCAGCTGTAGACCACCTTGGACCAGCCCTGCCCGTCGTCCCGCATCTTCTTCTGCCCCCGTAGCGGCTTCAAGGTGGAGTCCGGGGTGGAGCCGCGCTCCACAGAGGCGCTGGAGTCGGGCGTGGCGCTGCTCATGGAGGCCACGCTGCCCAGCACGgggtcggggctggcgctgtggttgcTGGAGTCGGGCTGCCTGTGGCTGTCCAGGTGGCAGTAGACGCCCTCCACCGAGGAGAACTGCTCGGGGCACATGGGGCACTTGTGTTTCTGGTTGGCGTGGGCTTGGTGGATGTGGCTGAGCAGCGTGTTCTCGTCCACGAAGACCTCGGGGCAGTGGATGCACTGCAGGTCGGCCTTCTCGGAGAGCTGCGGGTGGCGTGTGAGCACGTGCTTTTCCAGCTCCTCGGTCTGGCTGAAGGTGTCCTCGCAGTAGTCGCACATGAAGTCGTCCTTCTTGGCTTCCTTCTCCGACTTGGCCAGGTGCTCCTTGTTCTTCTTGTGGGCCTGCATGTGGCTCTGCAGGGAGCTGGTGGAGGAGAAGCCGCGCTTGCACACGGTGCACTTGAAGGGCTTGCTGGAGCTGTGGGTCTTCAGGTGGATCTTGAGGTGGTCGCTGCGGGAGAAGGCCGCCTCGCACTCGTGGCAGTGGTACTTCTTGTCGCCCGTGTGCAGCTTGATGTGCCGGTCACGGCTCCTCTTGTGCTTGAAGAGGCGGCTGCAGTAGGTGCACTTGAACGGCAGCTTGTCGCTGTGGATCTGCTCGTGCCTCTTCAAGTAGCTCAGGCGGATGAAGGACTTGTCGCAGAACTGGCAAGGGTACGGCAGGCCCGTGCCTCCTTCCTCCTCGCCGAGGCCGAGGTCGCAGCCATCGCCGATCATCTGCGTGGGGGAGGCGACATCCTTGCTGGAGGGAGACGAGGCCACCCAGGAGAGCTGTGGATCGTCATCACCCTCTGCAGGGGGAAGGCAGGGAGATTAGAGGCGATCCCAGGGCCCCCTGAGAAACAAGGACAGAGCCTGCCTCTCCGCAGCTCGAGGGCTAAGGCTGTGCAGCTGGCCAACGGCTGCAGGGGGAACCAGGggcctggcgggggtggggggtacaGGCAGAAGCAAATGAACATGCAGAGGGCCAGCAGGATACAGAGGGGGAAATGCCTTTTCCCTCGGCAACACCTGCCCCGGGCCTGGCTGCATCTGgtgtccccctccccccggccAGAGGTGAGGCTCCTGGCCACTTCCCGGATGGCGGGAGGAGGGACAGCCTGGACAGTCACTAGAATCGACCTTACAGGCCATCAGGCCAGAGGAAgacgagccccccccccccccatgtcatCTGATCCACACCTGTGAGTCAATGCCCCTCCAACTCCTCCTAAGCCTGGAGGGAAATCACACCACCCTTAGGGCCACAGGCTAAATTTTGCAAGAACAAAAATGCTCTTTGTTGAATGGGCTGGACCACGTGCCCTGGCGCAGGCGGAGGAGGGGGCACGGATGAAGCCGGAAGAGGCTGTCTCAGGGAGCAGACAGACCCAGGGGTGTGAAGTCACGGGGAGGAAGCCAGTCCAGGACTCATGCGTTCTCCATCCAGAGACGGACTGTTTTGTTCACTTCCACTCCACGCCTGGATTCACCCCAATCCTCCAAGGACCCGGGGGGATGACGGATGGTGACGATGAGATGATTAGAGGAAGGGACAGGACCCAGATGGCCACGGAGCTCAGAGCTGGGCCCTTAGCTGCACCCTGAGGACAGGGAGGGGCTTGTCCCTGCTCAGGGCCCCCATGGgtcccagcctccctggggacaggcagtgcccccacccagccagccccgACCTTTGTCCAAGGCTGGGAAAACACGGGCACACTGGCCAAGGGGGCCCGGCGGGGGTCGCACGCAGCCAGCCGCGCAGGGAGCGAGCAGGGAGCCAGTTCCCAGGCCCGAGTTTCTGTCGGCTGGATTTAAAACTTAATAATGAATGAAACAGACCGCAG includes these proteins:
- the ZNF423 gene encoding zinc finger protein 423 isoform X2; this encodes MSRRKQAKPRSVKVEEGEASDFSLAWDSSVTAAGSRLAVDSLQEECWRGCPFPGGLEGEPECDRKISRVLEDRNSVTSQEERNEDDEDMEDESIYTCDHCQQDFESLADLTDHRAHRCPGEGDDDPQLSWVASSPSSKDVASPTQMIGDGCDLGLGEEEGGTGLPYPCQFCDKSFIRLSYLKRHEQIHSDKLPFKCTYCSRLFKHKRSRDRHIKLHTGDKKYHCHECEAAFSRSDHLKIHLKTHSSSKPFKCTVCKRGFSSTSSLQSHMQAHKKNKEHLAKSEKEAKKDDFMCDYCEDTFSQTEELEKHVLTRHPQLSEKADLQCIHCPEVFVDENTLLSHIHQAHANQKHKCPMCPEQFSSVEGVYCHLDSHRQPDSSNHSASPDPVLGSVASMSSATPDSSASVERGSTPDSTLKPLRGQKKMRDDGQGWSKVVYSCPYCSKRDFTSLAVLEIHLKTIHADKPQQSHTCQICLDSMPTLYNLNEHVRKLHKSHAYPVMQFGNISAFHCNYCPEMFADINSLQEHIRVSHCGPNAGAPDGSNAFFCNQCSMGFLTESSLTEHIQQAHCSVGSAKLESPVVQPTQSFMEVYSCPYCTNSPIFGSILKLTKHIKENHKNIPLAHSKKSKAEQSPVSSDVEVSSPKRQRLSASANSISNGEYPCNQCDLKFSNFESFQTHLKLHLELLLRKQACPQCKEDFDSQESLLQHLTVHYMTTSTHYVCESCDKQFSSVDDLQKHLLDMHTFVLYHCTLCQEVFDSKVSIQVHLAVKHSNEKKMYRCTACNWDFRKEADLQVHVKHSHLGNPAKAHKCIFCGETFSTEVELQCHITTHSKKYNCKFCSKAFHAIILLEKHLREKHCVFDAAAENGTANGVPAVAAKKAEPADLPGMLLKNPEAPNSHEASEDDVDASEPMYGCDICGAAYTMEVLLQNHRLRDHNIRPGEDDGSRKKAELIKGSHKCNVCSRTFFSENGLREHLQTHRGPAKHYMCPICGERFPSLLTLTEHKVTHSKSLDTGTCRICKMPLQSEEEFIEHCQMHPDLRNSLTGFRCVVCMQTVTSTLELKIHGTFHMQKLAGSSAASSPNGQGLQKLYKCALCLKEFRSKQDLVKLDVNGLPYGLCAGCMARSANGQVGGLAPPEPADRPCAGLRCPECSVKFESAEDLESHMQVDHRDLTPETSGPRKGAQTSPVPRKKTYQCIKCQMTFENEREIQIHVANHMIEEGINHECKLCNQMFDSPAKLLCHLIEHSFEGMGGTFKCPVCFTVFVQANKLQQHIFAVHGQEDKIYDCSQCPQKFFFQTELQNHTMSQHAQ
- the ZNF423 gene encoding zinc finger protein 423 isoform X3, translated to MSRRKQAKPRSVKVEEGEASDFSLAWDSSVTAAGGLEGEPECDRKISRVLEDRNSVTSQEERNEDDEDMEDESIYTCDHCQQDFESLADLTDHRAHRCPGEGDDDPQLSWVASSPSSKDVASPTQMIGDGCDLGLGEEEGGTGLPYPCQFCDKSFIRLSYLKRHEQIHSDKLPFKCTYCSRLFKHKRSRDRHIKLHTGDKKYHCHECEAAFSRSDHLKIHLKTHSSSKPFKCTVCKRGFSSTSSLQSHMQAHKKNKEHLAKSEKEAKKDDFMCDYCEDTFSQTEELEKHVLTRHPQLSEKADLQCIHCPEVFVDENTLLSHIHQAHANQKHKCPMCPEQFSSVEGVYCHLDSHRQPDSSNHSASPDPVLGSVASMSSATPDSSASVERGSTPDSTLKPLRGQKKMRDDGQGWSKVVYSCPYCSKRDFTSLAVLEIHLKTIHADKPQQSHTCQICLDSMPTLYNLNEHVRKLHKSHAYPVMQFGNISAFHCNYCPEMFADINSLQEHIRVSHCGPNAGAPDGSNAFFCNQCSMGFLTESSLTEHIQQAHCSVGSAKLESPVVQPTQSFMEVYSCPYCTNSPIFGSILKLTKHIKENHKNIPLAHSKKSKAEQSPVSSDVEVSSPKRQRLSASANSISNGEYPCNQCDLKFSNFESFQTHLKLHLELLLRKQACPQCKEDFDSQESLLQHLTVHYMTTSTHYVCESCDKQFSSVDDLQKHLLDMHTFVLYHCTLCQEVFDSKVSIQVHLAVKHSNEKKMYRCTACNWDFRKEADLQVHVKHSHLGNPAKAHKCIFCGETFSTEVELQCHITTHSKKYNCKFCSKAFHAIILLEKHLREKHCVFDAAAENGTANGVPAVAAKKAEPADLPGMLLKNPEAPNSHEASEDDVDASEPMYGCDICGAAYTMEVLLQNHRLRDHNIRPGEDDGSRKKAELIKGSHKCNVCSRTFFSENGLREHLQTHRGPAKHYMCPICGERFPSLLTLTEHKVTHSKSLDTGTCRICKMPLQSEEEFIEHCQMHPDLRNSLTGFRCVVCMQTVTSTLELKIHGTFHMQKLAGSSAASSPNGQGLQKLYKCALCLKEFRSKQDLVKLDVNGLPYGLCAGCMARSANGQVGGLAPPEPADRPCAGLRCPECSVKFESAEDLESHMQVDHRDLTPETSGPRKGAQTSPVPRKKTYQCIKCQMTFENEREIQIHVANHMIEEGINHECKLCNQMFDSPAKLLCHLIEHSFEGMGGTFKCPVCFTVFVQANKLQQHIFAVHGQEDKIYDCSQCPQKFFFQTELQNHTMSQHAQ
- the ZNF423 gene encoding zinc finger protein 423 isoform X1, with protein sequence MSPSSRPVRGLHPLQAMALRVFLSLKSVHCETKHRWEPHHIHVGLREILEGSRLAVDSLQEECWRGCPFPGGLEGEPECDRKISRVLEDRNSVTSQEERNEDDEDMEDESIYTCDHCQQDFESLADLTDHRAHRCPGEGDDDPQLSWVASSPSSKDVASPTQMIGDGCDLGLGEEEGGTGLPYPCQFCDKSFIRLSYLKRHEQIHSDKLPFKCTYCSRLFKHKRSRDRHIKLHTGDKKYHCHECEAAFSRSDHLKIHLKTHSSSKPFKCTVCKRGFSSTSSLQSHMQAHKKNKEHLAKSEKEAKKDDFMCDYCEDTFSQTEELEKHVLTRHPQLSEKADLQCIHCPEVFVDENTLLSHIHQAHANQKHKCPMCPEQFSSVEGVYCHLDSHRQPDSSNHSASPDPVLGSVASMSSATPDSSASVERGSTPDSTLKPLRGQKKMRDDGQGWSKVVYSCPYCSKRDFTSLAVLEIHLKTIHADKPQQSHTCQICLDSMPTLYNLNEHVRKLHKSHAYPVMQFGNISAFHCNYCPEMFADINSLQEHIRVSHCGPNAGAPDGSNAFFCNQCSMGFLTESSLTEHIQQAHCSVGSAKLESPVVQPTQSFMEVYSCPYCTNSPIFGSILKLTKHIKENHKNIPLAHSKKSKAEQSPVSSDVEVSSPKRQRLSASANSISNGEYPCNQCDLKFSNFESFQTHLKLHLELLLRKQACPQCKEDFDSQESLLQHLTVHYMTTSTHYVCESCDKQFSSVDDLQKHLLDMHTFVLYHCTLCQEVFDSKVSIQVHLAVKHSNEKKMYRCTACNWDFRKEADLQVHVKHSHLGNPAKAHKCIFCGETFSTEVELQCHITTHSKKYNCKFCSKAFHAIILLEKHLREKHCVFDAAAENGTANGVPAVAAKKAEPADLPGMLLKNPEAPNSHEASEDDVDASEPMYGCDICGAAYTMEVLLQNHRLRDHNIRPGEDDGSRKKAELIKGSHKCNVCSRTFFSENGLREHLQTHRGPAKHYMCPICGERFPSLLTLTEHKVTHSKSLDTGTCRICKMPLQSEEEFIEHCQMHPDLRNSLTGFRCVVCMQTVTSTLELKIHGTFHMQKLAGSSAASSPNGQGLQKLYKCALCLKEFRSKQDLVKLDVNGLPYGLCAGCMARSANGQVGGLAPPEPADRPCAGLRCPECSVKFESAEDLESHMQVDHRDLTPETSGPRKGAQTSPVPRKKTYQCIKCQMTFENEREIQIHVANHMIEEGINHECKLCNQMFDSPAKLLCHLIEHSFEGMGGTFKCPVCFTVFVQANKLQQHIFAVHGQEDKIYDCSQCPQKFFFQTELQNHTMSQHAQ
- the ZNF423 gene encoding zinc finger protein 423 isoform X4, whose amino-acid sequence is MSIEGDDDPQLSWVASSPSSKDVASPTQMIGDGCDLGLGEEEGGTGLPYPCQFCDKSFIRLSYLKRHEQIHSDKLPFKCTYCSRLFKHKRSRDRHIKLHTGDKKYHCHECEAAFSRSDHLKIHLKTHSSSKPFKCTVCKRGFSSTSSLQSHMQAHKKNKEHLAKSEKEAKKDDFMCDYCEDTFSQTEELEKHVLTRHPQLSEKADLQCIHCPEVFVDENTLLSHIHQAHANQKHKCPMCPEQFSSVEGVYCHLDSHRQPDSSNHSASPDPVLGSVASMSSATPDSSASVERGSTPDSTLKPLRGQKKMRDDGQGWSKVVYSCPYCSKRDFTSLAVLEIHLKTIHADKPQQSHTCQICLDSMPTLYNLNEHVRKLHKSHAYPVMQFGNISAFHCNYCPEMFADINSLQEHIRVSHCGPNAGAPDGSNAFFCNQCSMGFLTESSLTEHIQQAHCSVGSAKLESPVVQPTQSFMEVYSCPYCTNSPIFGSILKLTKHIKENHKNIPLAHSKKSKAEQSPVSSDVEVSSPKRQRLSASANSISNGEYPCNQCDLKFSNFESFQTHLKLHLELLLRKQACPQCKEDFDSQESLLQHLTVHYMTTSTHYVCESCDKQFSSVDDLQKHLLDMHTFVLYHCTLCQEVFDSKVSIQVHLAVKHSNEKKMYRCTACNWDFRKEADLQVHVKHSHLGNPAKAHKCIFCGETFSTEVELQCHITTHSKKYNCKFCSKAFHAIILLEKHLREKHCVFDAAAENGTANGVPAVAAKKAEPADLPGMLLKNPEAPNSHEASEDDVDASEPMYGCDICGAAYTMEVLLQNHRLRDHNIRPGEDDGSRKKAELIKGSHKCNVCSRTFFSENGLREHLQTHRGPAKHYMCPICGERFPSLLTLTEHKVTHSKSLDTGTCRICKMPLQSEEEFIEHCQMHPDLRNSLTGFRCVVCMQTVTSTLELKIHGTFHMQKLAGSSAASSPNGQGLQKLYKCALCLKEFRSKQDLVKLDVNGLPYGLCAGCMARSANGQVGGLAPPEPADRPCAGLRCPECSVKFESAEDLESHMQVDHRDLTPETSGPRKGAQTSPVPRKKTYQCIKCQMTFENEREIQIHVANHMIEEGINHECKLCNQMFDSPAKLLCHLIEHSFEGMGGTFKCPVCFTVFVQANKLQQHIFAVHGQEDKIYDCSQCPQKFFFQTELQNHTMSQHAQ
- the ZNF423 gene encoding zinc finger protein 423 isoform X5, which gives rise to MIGDGCDLGLGEEEGGTGLPYPCQFCDKSFIRLSYLKRHEQIHSDKLPFKCTYCSRLFKHKRSRDRHIKLHTGDKKYHCHECEAAFSRSDHLKIHLKTHSSSKPFKCTVCKRGFSSTSSLQSHMQAHKKNKEHLAKSEKEAKKDDFMCDYCEDTFSQTEELEKHVLTRHPQLSEKADLQCIHCPEVFVDENTLLSHIHQAHANQKHKCPMCPEQFSSVEGVYCHLDSHRQPDSSNHSASPDPVLGSVASMSSATPDSSASVERGSTPDSTLKPLRGQKKMRDDGQGWSKVVYSCPYCSKRDFTSLAVLEIHLKTIHADKPQQSHTCQICLDSMPTLYNLNEHVRKLHKSHAYPVMQFGNISAFHCNYCPEMFADINSLQEHIRVSHCGPNAGAPDGSNAFFCNQCSMGFLTESSLTEHIQQAHCSVGSAKLESPVVQPTQSFMEVYSCPYCTNSPIFGSILKLTKHIKENHKNIPLAHSKKSKAEQSPVSSDVEVSSPKRQRLSASANSISNGEYPCNQCDLKFSNFESFQTHLKLHLELLLRKQACPQCKEDFDSQESLLQHLTVHYMTTSTHYVCESCDKQFSSVDDLQKHLLDMHTFVLYHCTLCQEVFDSKVSIQVHLAVKHSNEKKMYRCTACNWDFRKEADLQVHVKHSHLGNPAKAHKCIFCGETFSTEVELQCHITTHSKKYNCKFCSKAFHAIILLEKHLREKHCVFDAAAENGTANGVPAVAAKKAEPADLPGMLLKNPEAPNSHEASEDDVDASEPMYGCDICGAAYTMEVLLQNHRLRDHNIRPGEDDGSRKKAELIKGSHKCNVCSRTFFSENGLREHLQTHRGPAKHYMCPICGERFPSLLTLTEHKVTHSKSLDTGTCRICKMPLQSEEEFIEHCQMHPDLRNSLTGFRCVVCMQTVTSTLELKIHGTFHMQKLAGSSAASSPNGQGLQKLYKCALCLKEFRSKQDLVKLDVNGLPYGLCAGCMARSANGQVGGLAPPEPADRPCAGLRCPECSVKFESAEDLESHMQVDHRDLTPETSGPRKGAQTSPVPRKKTYQCIKCQMTFENEREIQIHVANHMIEEGINHECKLCNQMFDSPAKLLCHLIEHSFEGMGGTFKCPVCFTVFVQANKLQQHIFAVHGQEDKIYDCSQCPQKFFFQTELQNHTMSQHAQ